The genomic DNA ttccggcaaccggagacatgttggagtagtgtaagtggtaggaagatagtgatcttgcaatgctacgtggttaccgtcccccatggtctcagtggaacgttcttctagcaaattagagttcttttgggatctaatttgtctaagagtgcgttcaatttcaaggtcgcaagaaattaatggaaaagataaagaacgacgacctagcataaactaaacagaaatttaaaagaaaatagaaaaaaattaagctaaaacagaaaacaaacaagctcacaaacggccttagtgTGCACTTAGGGTTGTAGATGCAggatgccgcaagtgcgctcgatcgcactgcagggtgcactcgagcgtactgccgcagatgggtgtgAGCGCAGGAGTggagggctcgagcgctgctgcCTTGGATCCTGCTGGAGTGcgtctgtgcgctcgatcgcacgcgggatgcgctcgatcgcagtcacagagaaggcagctgcagacctgtttgcaaattctaaaataaaaaataaaaattaaacacaaaacataattaaaatttgcagaaaaataaattattaagctaaaatcaatccttaaattttgacaataaaaccattaAGCAGTCCCCTACAACGgcaccaaaaattgatgtggtatttttgtcaccaaaaatatcaattataaaaattaccattcgcaatagaacgaatctcgtcggatagggctatattgagggtgtcgaacctcaaggactgcaggggtttaattatcagaatttaaaagattaaaatcaacttaattaaaagagaatgatttgtttgtgtgaatttgaagtgcataaaataaacggaaataaaagaagtaaatgtatgagagagagagagcagggtattgacttcaccacaatccgcacatcaatggttaatcatatttaattctagtacttcattctatgcatgttataatttcaacaagaaaacatatcaaaataatctcatacaatcaatggaatagcataacccatcttcggttggcacggaccatctacctaaattacactaaactagggtgtagtacgatccgtcttccctaggcatggcctatctaaccctattgattgcatgccaattaagaaccattgtataaccatcattcttataatcacagaaaataagaatgatttgagttcaataatagtaaaataatttataagacaagataagaattttactaatattgaattggaatttagtgaacaactgcatttaatatgaagaacagaaatcaattgtagcaatcctcagagttatacaatcaacatgcataaattgaaagactataaattaaatacaatcaaaccattatgcttggaaagggctacatcaataccccacaattgggtttagctgctcatgatctcctaagctccatatactattttactgaatttttgctctagaagcggtgtgtctgtttccaatgtttagagccctatttatagggaattagaaaaccctaaaaccctagaaatcgtCATAAaatcggaggtcagtctcccagtccaattgggagactgaaatccaagcccatgctggagaggaattcttgccgtgcactgtacgctcgtgtgcgcttgatccaagatctggtgcgctcgagcctagctagTGTGCGCGCGAGCGCAAGCATGCGCTAGATCCttggccgcagacgctcgagcgcatgtgcaCTCGATCCGAGGAGTGCTGCGCTCAATCCTAGCTTAAGAATGCTCAGTTTTTTGTcgttttaagcccaatttccaaaggtttgTTAAATGAAACctgaaactcaaaaacaaagcaaaatcaaacaaataacaatgctaaggaattaacatatgtaaattaaggggcttgaatgtacgacattcggcgcttatcaggtGCATGTCGGTCTAATNNNNNNNNNNNNNNNNNNNNNNNNNNNNNNNNNNNNNNNNNNNNNNNNNNNNNNNNNNNNNNNNNNNNNNNNNNNNNNNNNNNNNNNNNNNNNNNNNNNNccacccccaattttttttcttttcttttttttttaatttaaaaaaaattaaatatgtgccacgtgtcaacatctgattggtccacgtgtcagtcctaacggtcaactaacggatggactaacttagTCCTTTTTCAAAACCCCAGGGGAGTcgtgtgataaaaatgaaaccccagggcggtaaaaataaagttaccaaaccccaagggggtatttggtatttaacccttaaaaaaataaacccaaagtTTTCTGCTAAAGTCATAAATGAAGGTAATAAAGTATCTATTACCTCTTAAGGACATGGGCTCTATTGGTCCACATATGTCGGTGTGAACCAGTTGCAATGGTGATGCTGCTTTCCAAGATTTGCTACTGGGAAAAGGAAGTCGTGCCTACTTGCCAAGTATACAACCTTCACAAACATTGCTCGGTGGCTCGAGCACTGGTAACCAATGCACCATGCCAAATGAAGATAATAGTTTTAGGCCGCTGAAATGTAGATGGCCAAATAGAAGATGCCATTTCCATGACTCACTTTCCTTGAGTCCATAGAAGCATTTCTCAGACTTTATGTTAAGATGTAACGGGAACATGTGATTATTGGTCATTGGAACACGAGCCACAATTCCTCCAAGTGTATCTCTTAAAATGAGAGAGTAGTTCTTCATATGTATGGTGAACCCCTTCTCGAGCAGCTGCCCAATGCTAAGAACATTGCCTTTCATATTAGGCACATAATAAACATCATAAATGTACCCTTTCTTACCATCATTTGACAGATTTTTATCTTCCCTTTGCCTTCAACAGAGAGTTTGGAGGAGTCCCCTAAGTTCACGTTTCCATGAACTCCTTTTGTGAGTTCTACGAACAGATCTTTCTTCCCATACATGTGAATGCTTGCACCAGAATCTAGGTACCAAATCTCATATTGTGAATCTAAATCATCATACGCGAGAAGTAAAATAGAATCATTACGAACTTCATTTGTTGCTTCTGCAACATTGGCTTGTTCATCATCTTTGTGCCAACAATCCGAGGCATAATGTCCAAACTTCTTGCAATTGTAGCATTGGATATTCTTGGAGTTTCCAGGTCCATATGTGGATCTTCCTCTTCCTCGGTTGCCTCCTTGTCCCTGAACTCTGAAGCTTTGAGTCTCCTGCTGACTTTGACATGGTTGTTGGAAAATACCACGCTCCCAGCCTCTACCATGACCACAGTAGCAACTGAATTTGCCTTGATTATTTAGAGTTAGTTTTGATTCTAGTGCTTGTTCTAATACACCAGAATTAGCATTCTTCCGCATCCTTTGCTCATGCACTTGTAATGAACCCAACAACTCCTCAATTGTAAGATTCTCCAAGTCCTTAGACTCTTCAATAGCTAGAACTACATGCTCAAATTTAGAGGAAAGAGATCGAAGTACCTTTTTGACGACTCGGATTTCATCGACCTTCtcattgtttcttttcaaaccaTTCACAATTACCAGCAATCGTGAGAAATAATTAGACACCGATTCTCCATCCTTCATGTGAAGAGCCTCGAACTCGCCCCGTAATGGTTGGAGACGAACCCATTTCACCCGTTTGTCTCATTTGAAGATGGAAGCTAAAATCTCCCATACTTGTCATTGCTTCGGCAACTTTCTCGAAGGTAGACTCGTCCAATGCTTGATAGAGTAGAAACAAGGCCTTTTTATCCTTCTTCCTTTGCTCCTTAAGAGTCTTATTCTCATCTGCTGTGTATTCAGCTTCCTCCTCCCCACTTGGTTCTGTAAATCCGTCAGTAATGACTTCCC from Corylus avellana chromosome ca6, CavTom2PMs-1.0 includes the following:
- the LOC132185267 gene encoding uncharacterized protein LOC132185267, translated to MGSNIVQQQIPRLSKDNYGSWSIQMRALFAFQDLWEVITDGFTEPSGEEEAEYTADENKTLKEQRKKDKKALFLLYQALDESTFEKVAEAMTSMGDFSFHLQMRQTGEMGSSPTITGRVRGSSHEGWRIVLAIEESKDLENLTIEELLGSLQVHEQRMRKNANSGVLEQALESKLTLNNQGKFSCYCGHGRGWERGIFQQPCQSQQETQSFRVQGQGGNRGRGRSTYGPGNSKNIQCYNCKKFGHYASDCWHKDDEQANVAEATNEVRNDSILLLAYDDLDSQYEIWYLDSGASIHMYGKKDLFVELTKGVHGNVNLGDSSKLSVEGNVLSIGQLLEKGFTIHMKNYSLILRDTLGGIVARVPMTNNHMFPLHLNIKSEKCFYGLKESESWKWHLLFGHLHFSGLKLLSSFGMVHWLPVLEPPSNVCEGCILGK